From the genome of Planctomycetia bacterium:
CCCCCATCTGCCGGCGCAAGAACGCCGCCAGCGTCGCGCCGATGTCGGCGGGGGTGACGTGATGGACCGATCCGGAGTGCTGGGGCATGGGGCTCTCGTCCGCGCCGCCACCGGGCGGCCCGCACCACGCATCCTCCATTACCCGGCGGCGGGAATCCATGCTTGACCGGTGGAGCCGCGGTTTTAGACTCGATTTGGGAGGTTCCCGTCCGCGGCCTCCGTCATTTTCCGCGTCGCGAGGATCTCCGTCCGTGCCCGGCACCTGCGTCATCGGTCTGCAATGGGGCGACGAGGCCAAGGGCAAACTCGTCGACATCCTCACCGAGGATCACGACATCGTGGTCCGCTACGCCGGGGGCGCGAACGCCGGCCACACGGTCGTCTCCAACGGCCAGACCTGGAAGTTGTCGCTGATCCCCAGCGGCATCCTGCGCGACGACGTCACCTGCGTGGTCACCGGCGGCGTCGTCCTCGATCCGGCGAGCACGATCCGCGAGATCGAGGGGCTCGAGTCGCGCGGCGTGCGGATCGCGGACAAACTGATGCTCAGCGACCGGGCCCACGTCGTCTTCCCCTGGCACGTCGCCGAGGACCGGCTCCTCGACGGCAGCCTGTCGGGGGGCGGCTCGATCGGCACCACCGGCCGCGGCATCGGCCCCTGCTACCGCGACAAGGTGGGGCGGTCGCTGGCGATCCGGCTCGGCGATCTGTACCGGCCCGACTTCCGCGCCCGCGTGGCCCACGTCGCCGGCTTCAAGAACCGGATGCTCGCGGCTCTCGCCACGCCCGCGGCTGCGGCCGCCGCACCGCTCGATGCCGACGCCATCCATGCCGAGTACGCGGCTCACGCGGAGCGGCTCCGTCCGTTCGTCGCCGACACGACCTCCTACCTCCTCGACGCCGTCGAGGCCGGCCGGCGGTTGCTCTTCGAAGGGGCACAGGGCGCGCTCCTCGACGTCGATCACGGCACGTTCCCGTTCGTGACGAGCAGCAACTCCTCCGGCCTCGGCGTCAGCAGCGGCTCCGGCGTGCCCGGCCGGTGGACGAGCCGGGTGATCGGCGTGGTCAAGGCCTACTCCACCCGGGTCGGTGGCGGCCCGCTCCCCACCGAGCAGGACAACGACGTCGGCCGCCACCTGCGCGAACGCGGCAACGAATACGGCACCGTCACGCGCCGCCCCCGGCGCTGCGGCTGGTTCGACGCCGTCGCCGCCCGCTATTCGGCCCGGCTCTCGGGCGTGGACGAACTGGCCGTGATGCTCCTCGACGTCCTCGGCGGCCTCGACGAGTTGCAAATCTGCACCGCCTACACGATCCGTGGCCGGCGGACGACCGATTTTCCCGGGCAGATCGACGACCTCGCCGCCGCCGAGCCGGTCTACGAGACGCTCCCCGGATGGCGGGAGGAACTCGCGGAGGTGCGCGGGTACGATGACCTCCCCGAGAACGCCCGGCGGTACGTCGCCCGGATCGGGGAACTGCTCGGGCGGCCAGTGTCGATCGTCTCCGTCGGCCCCGACCGCGGGCAGACGATCGACGCGGCTCGTCATCAGGCCAATCCGTCATGCCCACGTCCTCCGCTCCGCTCCCCGGCCAGCGCGTAACCCCGGCAGGCGCCGGCCTGCCCCGGCACGTCGCCATCATCATGGACGGCAACGGCCGCTGGGCCCGGCAGCGCGGCCTGCCTCGGATCGAGGGGCACCGGCGCGGCGTCGCCAGCGTGCGCCGGATCACCGAGCACTGCGCCCGCATCGGCATCGAGCAGCTCACGCTGTACTGTCTGTCGAGCGAGAACTGGCGCCGACCCGAGGCCGAACTGACGTTCCTCATGCACCTCCTCGAGCAGTACCTGATCGAGGAACGGGCGCTCTTGATGCGCGAGCGGATCCGGCTGGCGATGATCGGCCGGCGCGACGGGCTGCCCGCCTCGACGCTCGCGGAGCTCGACCGCACCGTCGACCAGTGTGCCGGCAACGACGGCATGCGGCTCTGCCTCGCCATCAACTATGGCGCTCGCGCCGAGATCGTCGGTGCCGCCCGGAGCCTCGCCGCCGACGTTGCCGCCGGCCGGCTCGCCCCCGAGGCCATCGACGAGGAATTGTTCGCCGCCCGGCTCGACACGGCGGGCATGCCCGATCCCGACCTCCTCATCCGCACGGCGGCGGAAATGCGGGTCAGCAATTTCCTCCTCTGGCAGATCAGCTACGCCGAACTCTGGGTCACCGAGGTCGCCTGGCCGGAGTTCGCCGCGGCCGACCTCGACGCCGCGCTGACGGCGTTCGCCACCCGCGACCGGCGGTTCGGAGGGCTGACGGAAACGTGACCAGCGCGACCGCGTCATCGACGTCGCCGGCACGCCCCGCGTCGCGGCCCCTGGGGAGGTTCGCGTCGCGGGCCCTGGTGGCCGCGGTGCTGACGACACTGTTCGGCGGACTGGTGTGGGCGGATGCCACGCACCTTGCCGGCGCGCCGGCGGGATGCTGGCTGCTGCCCGCCGCGCTGCTGGCGGCCGGCGCGGGGGCGGCCGAGGCCGTGGCGCTGACCACGCCACAGCGCCGGGGACGGCAGTCCCTGGCAGCGGTCCTCGGTGCCACGGCAATCGTGGTGGCCGGTTTTCTCGGGGCCCACGCGATCGACCGCGGGGGACTGCCCGATCCACTGGCCGGGCTCGGCTCCGTATCGGTGGCGGTCTGCATCGCGATCGCCCTGGCATTCGCAGTCGAGATCAGCGGCTACCGCAGCGGCGCTGGAGCGCTGGCGCGGGCCGCGGCCGGCAGCCTTGCCGCCATCTGCCTCGGCATGCCGTTCGCCTTCATGCTCGGCCTGCGGCTGGTGCGGTTCGAGCACGCCTGGTACGAACCGCGCGGTGCGAACCCCCTCGACACGCTCCTGCCGCTCGTGAGTTTCGTGGCCGTCGTCAAGGCCGGTGACATCGCGGCCTACCTGTTCGGCTCGCTGCTCGGCCGCACACGGATGGCACCGATCCTGAGCCCGGGAAAGACGTGGGAGGGTGCGCTGGCCGGCCTTGCCGGCTCGGTGGCCACGGCCTGGCTGGTGCTGGAGCTGCTCGGCCCGTCGGCGGTCGGCCCGCAGCGGCCGTGGGGGGGCTGGCCGGTCTACGGCCTGCTGCTCGGCAGCGCCGGCATCGTCGGCGACCTCTGCGAATCGCTCGTGAAGCGGGAATGCGGCGTCAAGGACTCGGGCCGCTGGCTCGGCGGCCTCGGGGGGATGCTCGACCTCGTCGATTCACTGCTCCTCGCGGCTCCCGTCGCCTGGCTGCTCTGGATGGCGGGACGGAGCCTCTGATTCCATGTGCGGCATCTGCGGCATCCTCACGACGGATTCCACAGGCATCGAGCCGGCCGTGCGCCGCATGATGCATGCCATGATCCACCGCGGGCCCGACGACGAGGGATACGAGCAGTTCCCGTTCGGCGCGGGCGTTGCCGCGTCCGCCGCATTTGGCTTTCGGCGGCTGGCGATCCTGGACCTGTCGCCGCTCGGCCACCAGCCCATGGTGGACGCGACGACTGGCAATGCGATCGCCTTCAACGGCGAGATCTACAACTTCCGCAGCCTGCGGTCCCGGCTCGAGGCCGAGGGGCACGCCTTCCGCTCGACGGGGGACACCGAGGTGCTGCTGCGGGCGCTCTCCGCCTGGGGGGAGCGGGCGCTCGCGGAGCTCGACGGCATGTTCGCCGTCGCCTTCTACCACGCCGCGACGCGGCGCGTGCTCCTGGCCCGCGATCCGCTCGGCATCAAGCCGTTGTACCTGGCCCAGGCGCCGGGCAGGGTCGTGTTCGCCAGCGAAGTCCGCGCCGTGCTCGCCTCCGGCCTGGTGTCGGACGAGCTCGACCCGGCCGGCATCGCCAGCTTTCTCGCCTACGGCGCGCCGCAGGACCCGCTCACCGTCCATCGTGCCGTCCGCGCGCTGCCGGCGGGAAGTCACGCCTGGATAGACGCCGAGACCCTCGTCGCGGCCCGGACCCGGCCGCATCGCTACTGGCAGTTTCCCCGGATCGCGCCGCC
Proteins encoded in this window:
- the purA gene encoding adenylosuccinate synthetase, with translation MPGTCVIGLQWGDEAKGKLVDILTEDHDIVVRYAGGANAGHTVVSNGQTWKLSLIPSGILRDDVTCVVTGGVVLDPASTIREIEGLESRGVRIADKLMLSDRAHVVFPWHVAEDRLLDGSLSGGGSIGTTGRGIGPCYRDKVGRSLAIRLGDLYRPDFRARVAHVAGFKNRMLAALATPAAAAAAPLDADAIHAEYAAHAERLRPFVADTTSYLLDAVEAGRRLLFEGAQGALLDVDHGTFPFVTSSNSSGLGVSSGSGVPGRWTSRVIGVVKAYSTRVGGGPLPTEQDNDVGRHLRERGNEYGTVTRRPRRCGWFDAVAARYSARLSGVDELAVMLLDVLGGLDELQICTAYTIRGRRTTDFPGQIDDLAAAEPVYETLPGWREELAEVRGYDDLPENARRYVARIGELLGRPVSIVSVGPDRGQTIDAARHQANPSCPRPPLRSPASA
- the uppS gene encoding isoprenyl transferase, whose product is MDGNGRWARQRGLPRIEGHRRGVASVRRITEHCARIGIEQLTLYCLSSENWRRPEAELTFLMHLLEQYLIEERALLMRERIRLAMIGRRDGLPASTLAELDRTVDQCAGNDGMRLCLAINYGARAEIVGAARSLAADVAAGRLAPEAIDEELFAARLDTAGMPDPDLLIRTAAEMRVSNFLLWQISYAELWVTEVAWPEFAAADLDAALTAFATRDRRFGGLTET